The Amycolatopsis camponoti genome segment CCCTGAACGGCCAGAAGGACAAGCTGGTCGGCGCGGTCGACAACCTCGGGCCCGGCCTCGGCGTGCTGGAGCAGCAGCGGGGCCAGCTGGTCACGATGCTGCAGGCGCTGGACAACCTCTCCGGCGTCGCCACCGACACGGTGAACCGGTCGCAGAAGGACCTCGTCGCCGACCTGAAGGCGCTGACCCCGACGCTGCAGAAGCTCGGCGAGGCGGGCAACGACCTGCCGAAGGCCCTGCAGATCCTGCTGACGTTCCCGTTCAGCGACCAGGCCGTCAACGGCGTCAAGGGCGACTACTTCAACCTGTACGCGAAGGTGGACCTGAACCTGAAGACCGTCGTCGAGAACCTGGGAAGCAGCCGCCAGAACGCGCTGGCCGGGCAGATCCCGCTGCCGGGCCTCACCGGTGGCGTCGAAGGCACGCCCGCCAACCAGCCGCCTCCGCTGCCGATCCCGGGCTCCGGGCAGCAGTCGGGGACATCACAGCCCGGGCTCGGCAACCTCTTCGGGCTCCTTCCGGGAGGTGCGGGCTGATGCTGGTACGCCGGACGAAGATCCAGTTGGTCGCCTTCGCGATCATTTCGATCGTCGCGATCGTCTACGCGCTGATCCGGTTCGCCGGGCTCGGCACCGTCTTCGGCAACAGCGGCTACACGGTGAAGCTGCAGCTCAACGAGTCGGGCGGCATCTTCACCAACGCCGAAGTCACCTACCGCGGCTACAACATCGGCCGGGTCGGGGAGATGCGGCTGACCCCGACCGGGCTCGAAGCCGACCTGAACATCGACCCGTCGGCCCCGCAGGTGCCGTCGGACCTCGACGCGGTCGTCGCCAACCGGTCGGCGGTCGGCGAGCAGTACGTCGACCTCAAGCCGAAGGCCGACAAGGGCCCGTACCTGGCGGCCGGCTCGGTCATCCCGGCGTCGAAGACGACCACCCCGGTCAGCACCGAGCGGCTGATCGGCGACCTCGACACGCTCGCCGCGTCGGTCCCGGTCGACTCGCTGCGCACGGTCGTCGACGAGTCCTACGACGCCTTCCGCGGCACCGGCGGCGACCTGCAGAAGCTGCTCGACACCGCGCGCAGCTTCACCACGACCGCGCAGGAGTACCTGCCGCAGACGATCCAGCTGCTCGACCAGGGCGGCAAGGTGCTGGACACGCAGAACGACGAGGCGGCGAACTTCGCGTCGTTCAGCAAGAGCCTCAACGAGCTCACCGGGACCCTGAAGAACTCCGACGGCGACCTGCGCAAGCTCATCGGCATCACGCCGCAGGTGGCGACGCAGATCAGCCAGGTGCTCCGTGAGTCCGGCCCGGGCCTCGGCGCGCTGACGGCGAACCTGCTGACCACGGCCAACCTGACCGTGACGCGGCTCGACGGCATCGAGCAGGGCCTGGTCACCTACCCGGCGCTGGCCGGCGCGGCGAGCAGCGTGGCGCCCGGCGACGGCACCGCGCACCTCGGCCTGGTGCTCAACCTCTTCAACCCGCCTGCGTGCACGAAGGGGTACCTGCCCTACTCGCAGTACCGCACCGGAGCCGACACTTCGCCGAAGGCGGCGAAGGAGGACGCGTACTGTGCCGAACCGAAGGGCAGCCCGATCAACGTGCGGGGTGCGCAGAACGCGCCGTACGGCGGGGTGCCGGTCGCGCCGTCCTCGAGCGACGTCAACGCGAACGCCAACCGGCCGGCGGAGGAGCTGGCCGAGGAGCGGGACACCCGGGGTGTGCCGGGCATCGTCGGGAGCCCCGGCGTGAGCCTGACCAGCCTGGGTTCGCTGCTCGGCCTGGCCTGACGTGGATTTGATGACCGTTACCTACCCTGGAGTGCTATGAGTTCGGACGAGCCGGCCGACGTGGCGGTGAAGGAGCCCGAAGCGGCGCCTGCGGCCGACGGGACGCCGAAGGAGTCTTCGCGGATCCTGGTGCTCGGCGCCGCGGCGCTGGCCTTGGCCGCGCTGATCGCGGCGGCGATCTTCGGTGTCCAGTGGTGGGTGGCGGAGAACGACGACAACGCCGGCCTGGCGGCCTCGCGCGAGGCGGTGGTCAAAGCGGGCACGAACGCGCTGAAGGCCTACACCGAGGTCGACTACCAGGACCTGGACGGCTTCTTCGCCCGGCAGAAGTCCGTGTCGGACGACAAGATGTCGCAGCAGATCGACCAGTCGGCGCCGACGTTCCGCAAGGCGCTCGCCGACGCCAAGACGAAGGTCACCACGGACGTCCAGGACATCGCCGTCGAGGAGCTGGACGACCACGAAGGCAAGGCCAGCTTCCTGGCCGCCATCGCCACGACCGTCACCCAGGGGGACAAGAGCAGCGCGAAGCCGCTGCGCCTCGAGGTGTCGATGACCCGGGTGGGCGACGACTGGAAGCTGTCCGGCATCGACAGCGTCCCGCTCGTCGCGGCCGGCCAGTAGTCACGCAGAAGGAGCAGCAGTGCCCCCCTCCCGCCGCCAGCCCAGCACCCCGCCGTCGCGCCGGCCCCGCGTGGCCGGGCTGCGCAAGCCTGCCTCGGACGAGTCCGCCGCCGAGCGGACCGGTCAGCTCCCCGCAGTGCCGCCTGCACCGGCCGAGCCCAAGAGGCCGCGGCCCCGGCCCGTGCCGCGCCCGGCGCCCAAGCCGGCCGCGAAGCCCGAGTCGTTCGAAGCCGCGAGCGGGCAGCTGGACACGGCGCCGTCCGCCGCCGAGGACACGGCGGTGTTCGCGGCGGTCGAGACCGACGACGAGCCCAAGGTCGACGCGCTCACCGGCGAACCGGACGTCGAAGACGCTCCTTCGCGGCCGGCGCCGCGGCGGAAGAAGCGCGACACGGGGATCGCGAAGCCGTCCGACGTCTCCGAAGCCGAGGCCGCTGCTTCGGTTGCTTCGGTGGACGAGAAGCCGGTGAAGGCCGCGGGCCCGAAGGCGCAGAAGCCGTACTTGATCGCCGGCGCCCTGGTGCTCGTCGCGCTGCTCCTGGGCGGCCTGGCGTACTGGTTCAAGTCCGAAGAGGTCAAGGTCTCCGACGCGACCAGCAACACGGCGCTGCTGGACGTCGCGAAGACGGCCCAGGTCAAGGACGCGGTGTCGAAGGCGGCCGAGTCGCTGTTCTCGTACGACTTCAACAACATCAAGAAGACCGAGGACGCGGCGAACGACCTGCTCGCCAACGACGAGGTCCGGAACAAGTACAACTCGCTGATGGGCGAGGTCAAGCGGCTCGCGCCGGCGCAGAAGATGATCGTGACCTGCAAGGTGACGCGCGCGGCGGTGATCATGCTCAACGATGACCTGGCGAAGGTGATGGTCTTCGTCGACCAGACGTCGACCCGCACGGACACGAAGAAGACGACCGCGGGCACCGCCCAGCTCCACCTGAACGCCCAGCTCCAGGGCGACAAGTGGAAGATCACGGACATGGACACGTACAACGCGCCCAAGGTCCCGGCGGCCACCCAGCCGCCGGCGTCCTCCGCGCCGCCCGCGTCCCCCTCGCCGACGAAGTAGCGCTCCGCCGGCCGCGGCCCGCCACCCCCGAGCAGGGGTCGCGGGCCGCGGCTGTGTCCGGGGCTCAGCGCCCCCCTGCGCCGCTCGCGGCCCGAACCGTCACGTGGACACCCGAGGCGACTCCCCAGGCCATCTCCGAGCCGCCCACCGGCCGGGACGCCTGCGACGCCTGAGGCGCCTGGGACGCGCCCCCGGCGGTTACCGAAACCCGCCGCGACACGCCGCCGGCGGCGGAACCGGTGCCGTCCGAAGTGGCCTGGAACACAGGTCGCACGGCCGCAGAAATGCGGAAACCCCCAGGTCCGACCCCTACTGCTGGCGCTACCGGCCGGTAACTGGAACACTATTCGGCCGCTCACGCTCCGCTGAACCTCTTCCACGCTGCGCCAACCGGCGGGACCCCCGTGTGGCATCTTGACTCTCGGGCCCGGTGGGTTCACGCTTACTCCCGAACGGCGAAACCGGCGGCCCTTGCGGGAGGGACAACCGGCTCGCCTGGAGGCATACCTGAAGACGTCGCGAGGCAGGCTGGGCCCCATCGGGAGCGCCCCCTGGACAGACCGCGCCGTTCGGGCTAGACTGCCTCTTTGCGCTGCCCTCTTTCAGGCTGCCCGGAGCCGGTAGTTAGGATAGTGGGCACACGGCACCCTTGACAGTCGCTGATAGCTGTTGCTATGGCGGCCGTCACCGCTCATTGTCCCCGGAAGGACGCATCTTGGCAGTCTCTCCCGCGAACCAGGCCACTGCTGCGACCACCTCGGCTGAATCTCGCTCGGAGTCCACGGGAATCCCCGGCGCGCCCAAGCGGGTTTCCTTCGCAAAGATTCGCGAACCGCTCAACACGCCCAACCTGCTCGACGTCCAGATCCAGTCGTTCCAGTGGTTCACCGGGGACGAAGCGTGGTTCGAACGCCGTGTCGAAGAAGGTGAAGAAAACCCGGTCGGCGGCCTCGAAGAGGTCCTGAACGAGATCTCCCCGATCGAGGACTTCTCCGGGTCGATGTCCCTGTCCTTCTCCGCCCCGCGCTTCGACGAGGTCAAGGCCTCGATCGAGGAGTGCAAGGACAAGGACATGACGTACGCCGCGCCGCTGTTCGTCACGGCCGAGTTCGTCAACAACAACACCGGCGAGATCAAGAGCCAGACGGTCTTCCTGGGTGACTTCCCGGTCATGACCGACAAGGGCACGTTCATCATCAACGGCACCGAGCGTGTCGTCGTGTCCCAGCTGGTCCGCTCGCCGGGCGTCTACTACTCGAAGGACGTCGACAAGACGACCGACAAGGACGTCTTCAGCGTCCGCGTGATCCCGAGCCGCGGCGCGTGGCTCGAGTTCGACGTCGACAAGCGCGACACCGTCGGCGTCCGCATCGACCGCAAGCGCCGCCAGCCGGTCACCGTCCTGCTGAAGGCGCTGGGCTGGACCACCGAGGCGATCCGCGAGCGCTTCTCCTTCTCGGAGACGCTGCTGGCGACCCTCGAGAAGGACCACACCGCCGGCACCGACGAGGCCCTGCTCGACATCTACCGCAAGCTGCGCCCGGGCGAACCGCCCACGAAGGAGAGCGCGCAGACCCTGCTGGAGAACCTGTTCTTCAAGGCGAAGCGCTACGACCTGGCCAAGGTCGGCCGGTACAAGGTCAACAAGAAGCTGGGCCTCGACACCCCGTACGACACCGGGACGCTGACCGAAGAGGACATCGTCACCACCATCGAGTACCTGGTCCGGCTGCACGCCGGCGAGGACAAGGTGACCGGCGCGAACGGTACCGAGATCCCGGTCGAGACCGACGACATCGACCACTTCGGCAACCGTCGCCTGCGCACCGTTGGCGAGCTGATCCAGAACCAGATCCGGGTCGGCCTGTCGCGCACCGAGCGCGTCGTGCGTGAGCGCATGACCACGCAGGACGTCGAGGCGATCACCCCGCAGACCCTGATCAACATCCGCCCGATCGGCGCGGCGATCAAGGAGTTCTTCGGCACCTCGCAGCTGTCGCAGTTCATGGACCAGAACAACCCGCTGTCGGGCCTGACGCACAAGCGTCGTCTGTCGGCCCTCGGCCCGGGTGGTCTGTCCCGTGAGCGCGCCGGCATGGAGGTCCGGGACGTCCACCCGTCGCACTACGGCCGGATGTGCCCGATCGAGACGCCGGAAGGCCCGAACATCGGCCTGATCGGCTCGCTCTGCTCCTACGCGCGGGTCAACCCGTTCGGCTTCATCGAGACGCCGTACCGCAAGGTCGTCGAGGGCCGGGTCACCGACCAGGTCGACTACCTGACCGCGGACGAAGAGGACCGGTACGTCAAGGCCCAGGCCAACGCGCCGATCTCGGACGACGGCACCTTCGTGGAAGACCGGGTCATGGCCCGCCGCAAGGGTGGCGAGGTCGAGCTGATCGACCCGCTCGACATCGACTACATGGACGTCTCGCCGCGGCAGATGGTCTCGGTCGCGACGGCGATGATCCCGTTCCTCGAGCACGACGACGCGAACCGCGCCCTGATGGGTGCGAACATGCAGCGCCAGGCCGTGCCGCTGCTGCGCAACCAGGCCCCGTACGTGGGCACGGGTGTGGAGCTGCGCGCCGCGGTCGACGCCGGTGACGTGCTCGTCGCCGAGCAGTCCGGTGTCGTCGAGGAGCTCTCGGCCGACCTGATCACGATCATGCACGACGACGGCACGCGGAAGAGCTACGGACTGTACAAGTTCCGTCGCTCCAACCACGGCACCTGCTTCAACCACCGCCCGATCGTCAACGAGGGCGACCGGGTCGAGCAGGGTCAGGTCATCGCCGACGGCCCGTCCACCGAAAACGGTGAGATGGCGCTCGGCAAGAACCTGCTCGTCGCGGTCATGCCGTGGGAGGGCCACAACTACGAGGACGCGATCATCCTCTCGGAGCGCCTGGTGCAGGACGACGTCTTGACGTCGATCCACATCGAGGAGCACGAGATCGACGCCCGCGACACCAAGCTGGGCGCCGAGGAGATCACCCGGGACATCCCGAACGTCTCCGAAGAGGTGCTGGCCGACCTCGACGAGCGGGGCATCATCCGCATCGGTGCCGAGGTCCGCGACGGCGACATCCTCGTCGGCAAGGTCACGCCGAAGGGCGAGACCGAGCTGACGCCGGAAGAGCGCCTGCTCCGCGCGATCTTCGGTGAGAAGGCCCGCGAAGTCCGCGACACCTCGCTGAAGGTGCCGCACGGCGAGACCGGCAAGGTCATCGGCATCCGCGTGTTCTCGCGCGAGGACGACGACGAGCTGCCCCCGGGCGTCAACGAGCTGGTCCGCGTCTACGTGGCCCAGAAGCGCAAGATCCAGCCGGGCGACAAGCTCGCCGGCCGGCACGGCAACAAGGGTGTCATCGGCAAGATCCTGCCGGTCGAGGACATGCCGTTCATGGAGGACGGCACCCCGGTCGACATCATCCTGAACACGCACGGTGTGCCGCGACGGATGAACATCGGCCAGATCCTCGAGCTGCACCTGGGCTGGCTGGCCTCACAGGGCTGGACGATCGAAGGCGAACCGGACTGGGCGAAGAACCTCTCCCAGGAGCTCTACGACGTCGCGCCGAACACGAACACCGCGACCCCGGTGTTCGACGGCGCGAAGGAAGAGGAGCTCACCGGGCTGCTCGGGGCGACCAAGCCGAACCGTGACGGCGAGCGCATGGTCAAGGAGAACGGCAAGGCGACCCTGCTGGACGGCCGCTCCGGCGAGCCGTACCCGTACCCGGTCGCGGTCGGCTACATGTACATCCTGAAGCTGCACCACCTGGTCGACGACAAGATCCACGCCCGCTCCACCGGTCCGTACTCGATGATCACGCAGCAGCCGCTGGGTGGTAAGGCGCAGTTCGGTGGCCAGCGCTTCGGTGAGATGGAGTGCTGGGCGATGCAGGCGTACGGCGCTGCCTACACGCTGCAGGAGCTGCTGACGATCAAGTCGGACGACGTGGTCGGCCGCGTCAAGGTGTACGAGGCCATCGTCAAGGGGGAGAACATCCCCGAGCCGGGCATCCCGGAGTCGTTCAAGGTGCTCCTCAAGGAGCTCCAGTCGCTGTGCCTCAACGTCGAGGTGCTCTCCAGCGACGGCGCGGCGATCGAGATGCGCGACTCCGACGACGAGGACCTCGAGCGCGCCGCGGCCAACCTCGGCATCAACCTGTCCCGCAACGAGTCGCCCTCGGTGGACGACGTCGTGCACTGATCGCGAGCTGAGCGTCGGGGGCCGGCCTCCCGCAGGCCCCCGACGCTCGCCCGCCACCCCCTCTCTAGCCGAAACAACCCCAAGGGGATCTAGACGTGCTGGACGTCAACTTCTTCGATGAGCTCCGCATTGGTCTCGCCACGGCCGACGACATCCGTCAGTGGTCGTACGGCGAGGTCAAGAAGCCGGAGACCATCAACTACCGGACGCTCAAGCCCGAGAAGGACGGCCTCTTCTGCGAGAAGATCTTCGGTCCGACCCGGGACTGGGAGTGCTACTGCGGCAAGTACAAGCGCGTCCGCTTCAAGGGCATCATCTGTGAGCGCTGCGGCGTCGAGGTGACCCGCGCCAAGGTGCGCCGTGAGCGGATGGGCCACATCGAGCTGGCCGCGCCGGTCACCCACATCTGGTACTTCAAGGGTGTTCCTTCCCGCCTGGGCTACCTGCTGGACCTGGCGCCGAAGGACCTCGAGAAGATCATCTACTTCGCTGCTTACGTCATCACGGGCGTGAACACGGAGCTGCGTCACAACGACCTGCCGACCCTCGAGAACGAGATCGGCGTCGAGCGCAAGAACCTCGAGACCAAGCGTGACGCGGACATCGAGGCCCGCGCGCAGAAGCTGGAAGCCGACCTGGCCGAGCTGGAGGCGGAGGGCGCCAAGTCCGACGTCCGCCGCAAGGTCAAGGAAGGCGGCGAGCGCGAGATGCGCCAGCTGCGTGACCGCGCCGGTCGCGAGCTGGACCGCCTCGAGGAGGTCTGGACGACCTTCACGAAGCTCGACACCCGTCAGCTGATCGCCGACGAGCTGCTCTACCGCGAGCTCGTCGACCGCTACGGCGAGTACTTCACCGGCGGCATGGGCGCGGAGGCCATCCAGAAGCTGGCCGCCGAGTTCGACGTCGCCGCGGAAGCCGACAACCTGCGCGACACCATCCGCAACGGCAAGGGGCAGAAGAAGCTCCGCGCGCTGAAGCGGCTCAAGGTCGTCGCCGCGTTCCAGGCGACGGGCAACGACCCGCGCGGCATGGTGCTCGACGCCGTGCCGGTCATCCCGCCGGACCTGCGCCCGATGGTGCAGCTCGACGGTGGCCGGTTCGCGACGTCGGACCTGAACGACCTGTACCGCCGCGTGATCAACCGCAACAACCGCCTCAAGCGGCTGATCGACCTCGGCGCGCCCGAGATCATCGTCAACAACGAGAAGCGGATGCTGCAGGAGGCCGTCGACGCGCTGTTCGACAACGGCCGCCGCGGGCGTCCGGTCACCGGCCCGGGCAACCGGCCGCTGAAGTCGCTGTCCGACCTCCTCAAGGGCAAGCAGGGCCGGTTCCGCCAGAACCTGCTCGGCAAGCGCGTCGACTACTCGGGCCGTTCGGTCATCATCGTCGGGCCGCAGCTGAAGCTGCACCAGTGCGGTCTGCCGAAGGACATGGCGCTCGAGCTGTTCAAGCCGTTCGTCATGAAGCGGCTGGTCGACCTGAACCACGCGCAGAACATCAAGTCCGCCAAGCGGATGGTGGAGCGCTCGCGGCCGCAGGTGTGGGACGTGCTGGAAGAGGTCATCACCGGTCACCCGGTGATGCTGAACCGCGCGCCGACGCTGCACCGCCTCGGCATCCAGGCCTTCGAGCCGCAGCTGGTCGAGGGCAAGGCCATCCAGCTGCACCCGCTGGTCTGCGAGGCGTTCAACGCGGACTTCGACGGTGACCAGATGGCGGTGCACCTGCCGCTGTCGGCCGAGGCGCAGGCCGAGGCCCGGATCCTGATGCTGTCGGCGAACAACATCCTGTCGCCGGCGTCGGGCCGTCCGCTCGCCATGCCGCGGCTGGACATGGTGACGGGCCTGTTCCACCTGACCCGCCTGAGCGAGGACGCCGAGGGCGCGGGCAACGCGTACTCGTCGACGGCCGAAGCCATCATGGCCTTCGACCGCAAGGCGCTGAGCCTGCACGCGCCGGTCAAGATCCGCATCACCGACCGTCAGCCGGCGAAGGCCGACGAAGCGGCGCTCGCGGAGAAGGGCTGGGAGCCGGGCAAGATGTGGCTGGCCGAGACGACTCTCGGCCGGGTGCTCTTCAACGAGCTGCTGCCGGCGGACTA includes the following:
- a CDS encoding MCE family protein, with product MLVRRTKIQLVAFAIISIVAIVYALIRFAGLGTVFGNSGYTVKLQLNESGGIFTNAEVTYRGYNIGRVGEMRLTPTGLEADLNIDPSAPQVPSDLDAVVANRSAVGEQYVDLKPKADKGPYLAAGSVIPASKTTTPVSTERLIGDLDTLAASVPVDSLRTVVDESYDAFRGTGGDLQKLLDTARSFTTTAQEYLPQTIQLLDQGGKVLDTQNDEAANFASFSKSLNELTGTLKNSDGDLRKLIGITPQVATQISQVLRESGPGLGALTANLLTTANLTVTRLDGIEQGLVTYPALAGAASSVAPGDGTAHLGLVLNLFNPPACTKGYLPYSQYRTGADTSPKAAKEDAYCAEPKGSPINVRGAQNAPYGGVPVAPSSSDVNANANRPAEELAEERDTRGVPGIVGSPGVSLTSLGSLLGLA
- the rpoB gene encoding DNA-directed RNA polymerase subunit beta codes for the protein MAVSPANQATAATTSAESRSESTGIPGAPKRVSFAKIREPLNTPNLLDVQIQSFQWFTGDEAWFERRVEEGEENPVGGLEEVLNEISPIEDFSGSMSLSFSAPRFDEVKASIEECKDKDMTYAAPLFVTAEFVNNNTGEIKSQTVFLGDFPVMTDKGTFIINGTERVVVSQLVRSPGVYYSKDVDKTTDKDVFSVRVIPSRGAWLEFDVDKRDTVGVRIDRKRRQPVTVLLKALGWTTEAIRERFSFSETLLATLEKDHTAGTDEALLDIYRKLRPGEPPTKESAQTLLENLFFKAKRYDLAKVGRYKVNKKLGLDTPYDTGTLTEEDIVTTIEYLVRLHAGEDKVTGANGTEIPVETDDIDHFGNRRLRTVGELIQNQIRVGLSRTERVVRERMTTQDVEAITPQTLINIRPIGAAIKEFFGTSQLSQFMDQNNPLSGLTHKRRLSALGPGGLSRERAGMEVRDVHPSHYGRMCPIETPEGPNIGLIGSLCSYARVNPFGFIETPYRKVVEGRVTDQVDYLTADEEDRYVKAQANAPISDDGTFVEDRVMARRKGGEVELIDPLDIDYMDVSPRQMVSVATAMIPFLEHDDANRALMGANMQRQAVPLLRNQAPYVGTGVELRAAVDAGDVLVAEQSGVVEELSADLITIMHDDGTRKSYGLYKFRRSNHGTCFNHRPIVNEGDRVEQGQVIADGPSTENGEMALGKNLLVAVMPWEGHNYEDAIILSERLVQDDVLTSIHIEEHEIDARDTKLGAEEITRDIPNVSEEVLADLDERGIIRIGAEVRDGDILVGKVTPKGETELTPEERLLRAIFGEKAREVRDTSLKVPHGETGKVIGIRVFSREDDDELPPGVNELVRVYVAQKRKIQPGDKLAGRHGNKGVIGKILPVEDMPFMEDGTPVDIILNTHGVPRRMNIGQILELHLGWLASQGWTIEGEPDWAKNLSQELYDVAPNTNTATPVFDGAKEEELTGLLGATKPNRDGERMVKENGKATLLDGRSGEPYPYPVAVGYMYILKLHHLVDDKIHARSTGPYSMITQQPLGGKAQFGGQRFGEMECWAMQAYGAAYTLQELLTIKSDDVVGRVKVYEAIVKGENIPEPGIPESFKVLLKELQSLCLNVEVLSSDGAAIEMRDSDDEDLERAAANLGINLSRNESPSVDDVVH
- a CDS encoding DNA-directed RNA polymerase subunit beta', which gives rise to MLDVNFFDELRIGLATADDIRQWSYGEVKKPETINYRTLKPEKDGLFCEKIFGPTRDWECYCGKYKRVRFKGIICERCGVEVTRAKVRRERMGHIELAAPVTHIWYFKGVPSRLGYLLDLAPKDLEKIIYFAAYVITGVNTELRHNDLPTLENEIGVERKNLETKRDADIEARAQKLEADLAELEAEGAKSDVRRKVKEGGEREMRQLRDRAGRELDRLEEVWTTFTKLDTRQLIADELLYRELVDRYGEYFTGGMGAEAIQKLAAEFDVAAEADNLRDTIRNGKGQKKLRALKRLKVVAAFQATGNDPRGMVLDAVPVIPPDLRPMVQLDGGRFATSDLNDLYRRVINRNNRLKRLIDLGAPEIIVNNEKRMLQEAVDALFDNGRRGRPVTGPGNRPLKSLSDLLKGKQGRFRQNLLGKRVDYSGRSVIIVGPQLKLHQCGLPKDMALELFKPFVMKRLVDLNHAQNIKSAKRMVERSRPQVWDVLEEVITGHPVMLNRAPTLHRLGIQAFEPQLVEGKAIQLHPLVCEAFNADFDGDQMAVHLPLSAEAQAEARILMLSANNILSPASGRPLAMPRLDMVTGLFHLTRLSEDAEGAGNAYSSTAEAIMAFDRKALSLHAPVKIRITDRQPAKADEAALAEKGWEPGKMWLAETTLGRVLFNELLPADYPFINEPMPKKRQAAIVNDLAERYSMTQVAQTLDRLKDAGFYWATRSGVTVAISDVLTPVGKAAILDEYEGKASQVEKRYQRGQLSHTERNNELVKVWTQATEEVHKIMETALPDDNPIAMIVKSGAAGNMTQVRSLAGMRGLVSNPKGEYIPRPIKANFREGLSVAEYFIATHGARKGLADTALRTADSGYLTRRLVDVSQDVIVREVDCGTTRGIMMPIGEDIGDGKVLRDQHVETSVYARNLATDAVDAKGNVVLNAGDDIGDPALDKLLSSGISKVKVRSVLTCESAVGICATCYGRSMATGQLVDVGEAVGIVAAQSIGEPGTQLTMRTFHQGGVAGDDITTGLPRVQELFEARVPKGKAPIADVDGRVRIEESERFWKITLIPDDGGEEIVFDKLSKRQRLANTPNGPLGDGDHVNVGQQLLEGTPDPHEVLRVMGPREAQMHLTDEVQKVYRAQGVSIHDKHIEVIVRQMLRRVTVIDSGGTDFLPGELPERTKFEARNRSTVSEGGEPASGRPVLMGITKASLTTDSWLSAASFQETTRVLTDAAINGRSDRLVGLKENVIIGKLIPAGTGINKYRNIQVQPTEEARVAAYAIPSYDDGYYTPDVFGTGTGAAVPLDDYDFGRDFR